The window CAGAGAGCGGGTCCCGGTGAGCCAGCAGAGGCTCATCCACGAGAGCAGAGAGATGAATGAGGGGAAACTCTCCGACTACAACGTCACAGCGAATAGCACCATCTTCCTGAACCTGCGCCTGAGAGGAGGCTGAGGACACTTCAAATTAATGAAACTTCTGGACattcctttatttaaactaaaaatgaagatcacatatatttgtatttatttgaattcatATTGCAATCATTAATACATTCCTTGATAAGTAACCATTCCAAAATTATTGGTTTTGGCTTTGCAAACATGTTATTATCTTATTTCAACACGTTAAATCTGATGACAAATGTACAccttaaagaataaaataaagatctttaTCGAAATGGCATGTCTCCTCATTTCCTGTTCTTTACTGAATCTTCAGCTCAGGGGTGGAGCTGCACTCTCTACAGACCACAAGCATAAGAAGAAACCAGAAAGGCACACTAACATTGATTTAAAATTGACATCATTATCAAAATCTTAATCAATGTTCACTACAGAATCACATTTGACAAGTGAAAGTAGTGCtctgttaaagaaaaacacttgcATTTATTATGTTGTCATTACAAATGTACTCAACACATCATAGTATGTTATAATGGCTTAACCTCATTGTACAGGTTTGTTAAGTGTCTCCAAATAACGGTATGTGAGAATTATTGTTCATCTtagaaaaaggtcaaaaggtAGTAGAGGAAACCGCCCAATGCTAAAGCCACAGCTTCCAGTTCAGTGAGGTTAGGAAGCGAAGCTTTATTTCCTGACAGATGCCAGGTAGGCGTACCAAAATAAGGCCACCATGTTGGCAAACAGCACTCGGAACTGAAAGcataaaacagagaggaagcgGAAAACCATTACAAGtgattcatcatttatttgatgACAGGATGCCAGTGAATGAAGTGCATACCTGAACTGGCACAAAGTTGATATTGACGAACTGAAAGGGAGTCCACACTTTCCAGTTCATTTTCAAGGCAGTCCAGTAACTTCCTCTCATCTTACTTTCAAAGTCTCTCCATCCTTTTGCCTGGAAAAAGGGGATGGGAAGGTcatttagtttcatttattcatcttttgTCTATATGGAAGCAATATTGCATGTGTTTATTACTACACGATAGACACTGGACCAAATACTGTGGGAAATAAATGTAGGCTGAAGCATTGCATTAGTGGGAAAAGTCCTTATTAAGAAGATTTGTAGCAGTGTTGTTAGTTACATTATTTGCACCAACAGTATGACCTTCAACTTCTCCTGGACTGAGTATATTCTGATACTGCCTCCCTAACTTCCAGAATGATCCTTTCATTATCGCCAAGCTTAAcccccccctttctcctctctgtggtAAAATATGCAACCCAAACcctgctctctgtctttcaCTCTGCAGACAACATGCTCACTGTGTGACTGACTGAACAGTCTTGCAATAAATAGAATAAGACAAAGACAGCTGAATGGTTGGATTCTTTATCCACAGTTGATGAATAAAAATGCCACCACATATGTCAAAATGGGCAGTCTGCCATTTGTACACATCAGATTAGTAATGGGAAAAAGAACTGTGTGCATAGCAATAGCATGTTATGCATAGCAGAGAAATAACAGACAGAAGTATGCAGTTGACGGTCAGAATAGAATATTCACAAATctgtttaataataaataatatttgatctAAAATAATTATTGGCTTGGCTATGCTTCATCAAATTTAGAAAGAGAAGAACAGTTAAGTTGGATTCATTTTATAACTAACTTGCCCAGCACGATAGATATGACAACAGCTGGGGTTCAACATCAGTTCTGCACGAGTCTGAAGCacagctttttaataaaagaCGGGTTTGATCCCCGTCTGGGAAAGTTAATTCAGGGGCTTTATAAATCTGGGCTCGGATTTTTGAAACTTTAAAGACCTCTAATAGGAAGCtctattaaatctgtaaaatgcaaacaaattaTAGCAGAAAAACTGTTGTGACTGACTGGGTTGTTGAAAATATGATTTCAAGTTGATGAAAGGGAGTGTATCCTATATATTTTTCCCTTCATTCAGACTCAGGGCTAAAACTTATTCAGGATATCTCGGCCTCTGCTGCAGCAATTTTGTAGTAACCACAACTTAATGCCTGTGCAATCTCAAATCACTAGACAGCTCCTTTAATCTGATGATAAGGGGGACAGTTTCTGAGATGACCTACCTCCAGGATGTTCATAACAAAGTAGAAAATCAGCAGAAAGCCAGGGGCAAAAATAAGCCGATCCAGTAGCAGACGTTTGACTATGCAGAGCGGGTCTGTTGTGGGCAGCCATACTTCCATCAGCTGGTAAAAGAAATGGCTCACTGGGCCTGTGATAAAAACCCTGAAATACACATAAAATAGAGGGGAGGTACATTTTCCACAATTGTTAAAGCATTTTAGTTCACGCTCACacaattacaatacattttggtCACGTATTTGGTCTCACCCAAAGGTTGCATATCGTGCAGCTGCAGCGGGGTCAATCTCACTGACTGGGGCTCCACTCTTGATCTTTTTTCTTGCCTCCAAAATCTGAGACAGAAGATTTCCTAAAGCTGAGAGGAGGCCactaaaaatattaaaaacacacaacagaactCTTTTAATATCCAACAGATACATTTATCATCGCTATTACTTgttatcaaataaaatcagtgtCAAAAACTAGGGGAGGTTTCCAGGGCAGATGCTGATTGGCGACAGACACCAAAGGTCAGTCGGTGGTCAGtgcaaacaaacataaactTTGAAGTCAACCATAACGTGAAAACTGCCAACAAATcaacagaggtgggaagtaaccaagtacatttactgtagtacaattttgagatgcttgtactttacttgagtatttccatgttatgctactttgcacttctactccactacaattcaaaggtaaattgtttacttttacttcactgcattcattttgtacctttagttacttttaagATTTGGACTAATGACAtaaaatcaacacttaaatcagactttatttTCCCCTGGAGTAAAATtcacaatctaccctgcagtatacaaagtcattcaaactagctgcacctttaccagctttgataacactttaataatCACTAATTATAatcaaacatataatatatattattctaaaatggatCAACCGGTATAATGAGTACTTACTCATTGTCTTACTTACtttctttaattatattttgatgctaataaatctgtacttttacttgagtaaccttttgattgcaggactctcacttgtaacagagtattcctacactctggtacttgtacttttacttaatttgaGTACTTCTCTGTACCTCTGCAAAATGCGACATAATGTAGCAAACAGTAGTCTTTAAAAACACACGTGGATTTTTGTGACTGTCAAACTGAGTAAAAAACTTCAAACAAACACGAGTCTGCAGAACAGTGGCAGTCAGTGAATAAGCAGAGCTACAGACCTCGTCACAGACTTAGTAAGGATGGGGTATTTCTTCAGGAGAATCAGATACTGCTGTAGTAAACGGAAATGTATGGACGCATCCCGGACTGGCAGGCTCTCCACAGGCATCGTCAGTAGTTTAACTGTACAAACATTACCAGCCTGACAGGGGCGAAGTTTTAAAGGAGCTTTCCAATATCTTCCTGTCCACGTCATTGCGTCACTGTTAGAGCCACGCCTTTACGTCGACGAAGAGGCGacttacttcctgttttgtttttttttaccccgAAATGAATCTCCACATTAGGGTGCTCTTGTAAAGGTCCATTTATTAAGAggacagtatttgttttttctagTTTTATATAAGGAACCTCATGTTTGTATAGGtgtcagaggtgggagaagtattcagatcttctacttaagtaaaagtagtgtgatacaagtcctgcattcaaaaatgttactcaagtacaaaagtataagcatcaaaatatacttaaagtaccaaacgTAGAAGTACTAAtcatgcagattggtccatttcagagtAAATATAtgattataaatattgatgcattaatgtgtttatcaagctggtaaaggtgcagctggtTTTACATTGCATAGTATGCTAAAGGGAAGCTTTCAAGTTCTACTCCATGTGCAACTAAaattgttgattatatttcacattcaaaaatatatatatgttaagaGACTACAGTAAagattgtaaataaatgtagtggagttgaAGTACActttttacctctgaattgtagtggggtagaagtacaaagtagcaaaaaatgtaaaaacttgaGTACAAatctctcaaaattgtactgaagtacagtacttaagtacatgtactgagttactttacaccactgggtAATTTGACTGAATGTTAATTAAACCTAAGCTACTTGTTTTAGGTTAAGCAAAGTGACTGCTGGTGAAATTACTGACCAGATATTTTACAAACAGGTTTAAAAAGAAGTTTTCACTCCTACGAAAAGCAGCGGAACATGAACTGCTCCTCTCGGTATGTTATGTATCTGAGGAAGTGGGCATATTCAAGATCACATTACGAAACATCAATAAACATCATCCACATTTTGGAACCTCTTTAATGGAAGCAAAATTTCAatcaaaaagtaataaaaaaaacacacacatatttacaatgTTGAAAAGCCATATTGAGAAAGAGAAATGCAAGACAATTCAGTGTATAGCACAACACACAACTTTCTCAACTGCCAACATGAAGTCTTTAGTCTCATAAAGAAATATCTGCACATTCTATTGATCAAACAGGAAACTGTGGAAGCTTATGGGTGGATTTTGGTCTGAAGTTAACTAACATACATGTCAAGAAACCTTAAAGTGACTTCCAGTTTATGGGTGACTTTCCAGATTGCTTCAGCAGCTCGTTGGCCTTGGAGAAATGGCTGCACCCGAAGAATCCTCTATGAACGGACAGTGGGGAAGGATGCACCGCCTGCAGGACGTGGTGGCGTGTctacaaacacagaacacaaagCATGAACATTTGACTCTGATTTATCCAGctgtttcatttttcttttcttatgtcctatttataatatgttgccATACCTACACTGTAGCTCAGCTCCTGTGCATATGATCATTAAAACCCTTGAAATGAACATTAGAAATaagctttgttttaaaaccacAGTGCTGCAGACTAACCCTGTCAATGGCAGCTCCTTTCTTCTGAGCATACGCTCCCCAAAGCATGAAAACAAGGCCTTCCAGGTTTCTGCTGAGCCACTGCACGACGGCGTCAGTGAAGGTCTCCCAGCCTCTGTCTTTGTGGGAGTTGGCATTGTGCGCTCGGACGGTCAACACAGCATTGAGCAACAACACACCTGATTGAGTGAGGACACAGATGGAGAAGACGGCAGGTCAGGTAATTGCCAACAACTCTCTTAGCAGAAACATTCaacaaactgcttttaaaaaagacCTTGTTTGGACCATCCAGTCAGATCTCCGTGTTGAGGGTGCTGAAAGCCTTCAATGTCCGACACCAGTTCTTTGTACATGTTCtccaaactaaaaaacaaaaagcatcaaaatgtgtgttaaatatGTCAAAAGCACTGCATAGTACTGCATTGTGTGATTTGAAGTTAGAAGACTGAGTGATTCACAGGCAGAGATAATGAAAAAGGTTCTAACCTGGGTGGAGGACGCACTGGCCTTTTGACACTAAAGCACAATCCATGGGCTTGGTTAGGACCATGATATGGATCCTGGCCAAGAATCACCACTTTGACCTGGAAATAGAGGCAGATCTTAAAGCAACCCAAAACAAATTGCCTGCaattcatattttctgtttttggttGCACTTTTATTATCCATGTTTTGTCCTCAGTGCCTCCTGGGATACGTAGGCAGTTCTGTTTGGGTTTGGAACGTGGGAGGTGCTAAAATATGCTTGACAATTTATGTCATAAAAATGATGAAGCAGGTTAATATACTGCATGAGCTTAGGGAGAGAAAGTAAGTCTCACagtaaatcaataaaaaacgtttttg of the Eleginops maclovinus isolate JMC-PN-2008 ecotype Puerto Natales chromosome 12, JC_Emac_rtc_rv5, whole genome shotgun sequence genome contains:
- the pxmp2 gene encoding peroxisomal membrane protein 2, with protein sequence MTWTGRYWKAPLKLRPCQAGNVCTVKLLTMPVESLPVRDASIHFRLLQQYLILLKKYPILTKSVTSGLLSALGNLLSQILEARKKIKSGAPVSEIDPAAAARYATFGVFITGPVSHFFYQLMEVWLPTTDPLCIVKRLLLDRLIFAPGFLLIFYFVMNILEAKGWRDFESKMRGSYWTALKMNWKVWTPFQFVNINFVPVQFRVLFANMVALFWYAYLASVRK
- the unga gene encoding uracil DNA glycosylase a; this translates as MIGQKTINSFFSPVPKKRISNETNESEENAKDPKKPKSSAVEPEVSSRSPTPLSPEQLDRIARNKRAALEKIISAQTPPGFGESWREGLSTEFGKPYFKKLMDFVSQERKSCTVYPPAEEVFTWTQMCDIQDVKVVILGQDPYHGPNQAHGLCFSVKRPVRPPPSLENMYKELVSDIEGFQHPQHGDLTGWSKQGVLLLNAVLTVRAHNANSHKDRGWETFTDAVVQWLSRNLEGLVFMLWGAYAQKKGAAIDRTRHHVLQAVHPSPLSVHRGFFGCSHFSKANELLKQSGKSPINWKSL